The following coding sequences are from one Carassius auratus strain Wakin chromosome 15, ASM336829v1, whole genome shotgun sequence window:
- the LOC113115570 gene encoding putative gustatory receptor clone PTE03, with translation MENGSYFYLMLFENMGYIRYAFFSLGFILYCAIVFFNALIILAIFFERTLHQPMYILISCLSVNSVFGTAAFFPRLLTDLLSDTNSVTRAACILQAFVIYSYASNEYTILMLMAFDRYVAISKPLQYNNIMTPRMLSVLISISWVYPMLCYGIAGILNARLTMCGNKLWKVYCHNWEIVKLSCANTIVSNVFGLFILTTTLIMPLSFILYSYVKILIICRKSSLDFRRKAYQTCIPHIVILLNFSVAIFCEVILSRVPTLELPIGLSIIISLEFLIVPPILNPVVYGLKFPEIRKKIIWSIKSCK, from the coding sequence ATGGAAAATGGATCATACTTTTACTTGATGTTGTTTGAAAATATGGGGTACATAAGATATGCTTTCTTCAGTTTGGGATTTATTCTATATTGTGCTATTGTATTCTTTAATGCCCTTATTATTCTTGCAATTTTTTTCGAAAGGACATTGCACCAACCCATGTACATTCTGATTTCATGTTTATCCGTCAACTCTGTGTTTGGAACAGCTGCTTTTTTCCCAAGGTTACTGACAGACTTGCTGTCTGATACAAACTCAGTCACCCGTGCCGCATGTATTTTACAGgcttttgtcatttattcatATGCATCAAATGAATACACAATCTTAATGTTAATGGCATTTGACAGGTATGTAGCAATCAGTAAACCATTACAATACAACAACATAATGACCCCCAGGATGTTATCTGTTTTGATATCTATAAGCTGGGTTTATCCAATGCTTTGTTATGGTATTGCTGGTATATTAAATGCCAGACTCACGATGTGTGGTAACAAACTGTGGAAGGTGTACTGTCACAACTGGGAAATTGTCAAGCTTTCTTGTGCAAACACTATTGTTAGTAATGTTTTTGGCTTGTTCATATTGACCACAACTCTTATCATGCCTTTAAGTTTTATATTATACTCTTATGTTAAAATTCTTATCATTTGTAGAAAAAGCTCACTAGATTTCAGGAGAAAAGCATATCAAACTTGTATTCCACACATTGTGATCCTCTTAAATTTCTCAGTAGCTATATTTTGCGAGGTCATTTTGAGTAGGGTTCCAACTTTGGAACTCCCTATAGGGCTGTCAATCATTATTTCATTAGAGTTTCTCATTGTACCACCCATACTGAACCCTGTTGTTTATGGTTTGAAATTTCCAGAAATTCGCAAAAAAATTATATGGAGTATAAAATCTTGCAAATAG